GTGCGAATACCGCGCTCACATAAAATAATTTGGTCGTTACCTTGCGCAATAATGTATTCCGCTGCATTGATGAACTCATCAATTGTTGCTGCTAAACCACGTTTTAATAATACTGGCTTGTTAACTTTACCTACAGCTCGTAGTAAATCGAAGTTTTGCATGTTACGTGCGCCAACTTGAATTACATCAACGTAGTCTAGCGCCATTTCAACATCGTTCGGATTTAAAATTTCACTAATAATCGCTAAGTCGAACTCATCTGCTACTTGGCGTAAAATTTGTAATCCTTCTACTCCTAAACCTTGGAAATCGTATGGAGATGTTCTCGGTTTGAAAGCACCACCGCGCATTAATTTTAAACCTTGGTCTTTCATTGCTTGCCCTACTTGGCGAACTTGCTCTAAACTTTCTACTGCGCAAGGTCCCATAATGAACGTTTGTGTTCCGTTTCCAATCAATTCGCCTTTCACATTAACGATTGTATTTTCTTTTTTCTTTTTACGTGATACTAGTAACGCTTTACGGTTATCATCTTCTTGTAATTCTAAGCTTGCTTTGAAAATCGTTTTGAAAATATGTTGAACCGTTGACGTTTCGAATGGTCCTTCGTTATGCTCTGCGATCATATCAAGCACTTCACGCTCACGTACTGGGTCAAAACGTTTCGTACCTTGTACTTGTTTTTGTTCCCCAATTTTTTGAACGATTTCACCGCGTTTGTTTAATAGGTGTAATAGTTGTAAGTTAATTTCATCTACCTGTTTACGTAATTGATCTAATTCATGATTTGCCATTTGGAAATCCTCCTCTAATGTTTTAAAAGTATAGTAAGAGAATGAAAAATTCTCTATTTTCAGAACTGGTTAATTATACAAATTTAAAGTGGAATCGATACCTCTTCTTATTTTAAACTAATAATTACCATAAAGACACTAACTACTAGTTAATAAGCCACTTTTTTTGTACAAAAAAGCCCTACTGATTCAATCAGTAGGGACGATATTTATCGCGGTACCACCCTAGTTGTAGACTTATTTCGTCTACCTCTCTTCATTGTTAACGATCAATGTGACCGTCTTTCCCTTCATAAAGATAATACTATCTTTACTACGAAAAAGATGCTCCAGGACTGTAATTCGCTCTTGTTTTTGTACTGGTTCGCACCAACCACCAGCTCTCTGTTACAGGGAAACAACAACTACTGCTTTTCCTTTCAACGCATGTTTATTATATTTTCAAGTTGGACCGTCAAAATACAAAAAGTCCCTACTGAATAAATCAGTAGGGACGATATTTATCGCGGTACCACCCTAGTTGTAGACTAAATTTCCGTCTACCTCTCTTCACTGTTAACGATCAATTGACCGCTCTTTCTTCATAAAGACAATCGTATCTTTACTACGAAAAAGATGCTCCAAGACTGTAATTCATGATTATCCCTGTACTGGTTCACACCAACCACCAGCTCTCTGTTACAGTAAGACTAACCACTACTGTGATCTCTTCATTGCACTTTGTTTATTCAAATGTTTTTGAAATTGAATAAGTATGATTCGTATTATAGAACGCTTTTCAAAACACTGTCAACAACTTTTTATTTATTTTTTTAAAATTCCGCTTTCACCCTAGAATTCTTCTTGCAAATTCTCCATTACTATTCCGATACGAATCATCTCATTTTCAATTAATTTTAATACGTGTTTTTCTACTCCATAATCAATTAATTGTTCTTTTATTTGTATGATTTCCTTCTCAAGTAAATCAGCTTCTTGACGTGTTTGAAGTAAAATAAAAAAGACATTTGCATAAAGCCCTTTATATTCTTTCATGCTATTCTTCTTTTCAAGCATCTCAGTAAATAACTGTTTCATTTCCTCTTGATTGCATTGCCCTTCTACACCTAGAAATTTACTTGATATAATACAAAGTCCTTTTTCTAAAATCTCATCCATACATAATACAATACGTAAAATCATCATATATTCTCTCGTAGTTATTACACCCATTTTCGGACGTTCTCTTAAAAATACACTTAGCCATGCTGTCCAAAATTTTTGTTGTTCTTTTCCGCTTAACGTTTTTACGTAGTAGCATACATACTGCATAAATTTAATTTTATTATTTTCGTTTACTTGCATTAAGAGTGGGTATAACCAATCTGTTTTTTGCTCCCAATACAGTACACATTTAATAAATACAAAGCTAAGCCATTTTAAAAACGCTTCTCTCGTATACGGATGTAGCACCTCTAAATGTTCTACCGCATATTTAATATATCTCTTCATTTCTGTAAATAAAGGTAAATTAATTTGCGTATAACATAATCCCGCCCACGCATACTTGGTCAGCTCATTTTCTTTCTTTAAATCTAAGTAGGGTAATATATATTTTCGGCACCATTGCTTCTCAATATGGTATAAAAACGTAATATCTGCTGTTAAGCGAGCGAACATAAAGTTCGTTCTTTCCGAAGTAACCCTTACCTGTTCCTCAAATAAAAATAAATATTCATACACATTACGATCATATAAGTGATCGTATGCTAACAGTTTTAGTAATACAGCGGTCATCTTCCCAACAGGATGCTGTATAGACTCATTGTAAAACTCTTGTTTTCCAATCTTAAAATCCGTTTCCCCTCTCATAACTTGTGGAAATACTGAAAAAGCAAAACGCTTTACAACCCGTATACTATTCTCTTCTAGCTCTTCTAATCGATTGCTAATTTCATATAGAAAACTACTAATTAACCAATGAAAAGTATTATTTCTAACAAACTTCTGCAATAACGGAATAATCCTTTGAATTTGCTCACTCGTTAAATTCCTATTATTTCTCCACTCTCTAATACAAACAAACCACACTTCATTACTAATTTCATGTACGCCTACTAGTTGATAAGCAAACGAAACACTCCACTCTACATTCAATTTACATGCTTTTGATAACATCTCTAAAAAATGGCGTTGCTCAAAAACACCATCTTGAGAAAA
This genomic interval from Bacillus cereus contains the following:
- a CDS encoding bifunctional 3-deoxy-7-phosphoheptulonate synthase/chorismate mutase; translation: MANHELDQLRKQVDEINLQLLHLLNKRGEIVQKIGEQKQVQGTKRFDPVREREVLDMIAEHNEGPFETSTVQHIFKTIFKASLELQEDDNRKALLVSRKKKKENTIVNVKGELIGNGTQTFIMGPCAVESLEQVRQVGQAMKDQGLKLMRGGAFKPRTSPYDFQGLGVEGLQILRQVADEFDLAIISEILNPNDVEMALDYVDVIQVGARNMQNFDLLRAVGKVNKPVLLKRGLAATIDEFINAAEYIIAQGNDQIILCERGIRTYERATRNTLDISAVPILKKETHLPVIVDVTHSTGRRDLLLPTAKAALAIGADAVMAEVHPDPAVALSDSAQQMDIPEFHRFMDELKGFKNKLS